The Cryptococcus gattii WM276 chromosome K, complete sequence genome contains the following window.
GCTATACCAGTCCAAAGAAGATGCAGGTCAAGAAGGTTAATGCAAAATGCATTCTTCTTATCTTCAGCATTCTTCGTTTCCCAAATCTAAGGACAATCGTATGGATCCCAATGTCTGTGGGCTGAATGTCCCAGCGACTGACTACCTTTCGGCGCTGAGGGAAGCATACATGGAACAGAGACATGATGGAAACCCAGTGCACGAGTGTCTGCGAACATACTTGAAAGGAGATAGACAAGATATCAGTAAATGTAGGACACTAGTGGCAGAAACAAAGTGAATTAAAAATGTAAGACAAGTGACATGCAACAATCCATCCCGTGATATCAAAGGATAACCTCAATGCATGAAAACCCCTTAGTAGACAAAAGCAAGGATCTTGCCACCAACCTGTACAGATGCATCAGCATAATTCGCTATATAATTTCGGTTATTTGTACTCACGTGCTTGTTACGGGCCTCAACGTGGTCCATGATACCGGCGGAGGTAGTAAGGATGATCTTACCGAAAGATCGGGCAGGAAGAAGCTGAGCAACCCAGTTCTCGATAGAGTCGACGGGGACGTTGAACCTGGGGGAAATGACACCACACTTGTTCAATCGGCCGTTGAGCTGGATAACAACCTTGCCACCTCGGTGGTCGTCGATGATCTCGAA
Protein-coding sequences here:
- a CDS encoding Ribosomal protein 22 of the small subunit, putative (Similar to TIGR gene model, INSD accession AAW46368.1) encodes the protein MVRVSVLNDALNNIVNAERRGKRQVLIRPSSKVVIKVLSVMQKHGYIGEFEIIDDHRGGKVVIQLNGRLNKCGVISPRFNVPVDSIENWVAQLLPARSFGKIILTTSAGIMDHVEARNKHVGGKILAFVY